The Bacillales bacterium genome has a segment encoding these proteins:
- the glsA gene encoding glutaminase A, with translation MKALDEAYLEDAIEECRLFAANGEVLSNLPGLNQTNQNHLGATIIKLDGETVSAGDCHDTITLQSCSKIISLLLALNDYGKERVFQTVGMEPMQDFFNSISHLEMYEDQKPMNPMINAGAIAVASLIKGKSVEDRLERIIELLKKITDKEEIVMNKEVYEAEKQSGSRNRALAYFMKSTGTLVTNVEEALDLYFRFNAIEVDCYDLAKIALFFARGGVLPNSDEKIISARHLRTIEAIMMTSGMYNESGRFAVEAGFPCKSGVSGGIVGVVPNRMGIGVIGPAIDKKGNSTAGGALIRKLSLDFKLNLFEIDHLS, from the coding sequence ATGAAAGCCTTGGACGAAGCTTATTTGGAAGACGCGATTGAAGAGTGCCGGCTCTTTGCCGCGAACGGGGAAGTGTTGAGCAATCTTCCCGGACTTAACCAAACGAATCAAAATCATTTGGGAGCCACGATCATCAAGTTGGACGGCGAGACTGTGTCGGCAGGCGATTGTCACGATACAATCACACTGCAAAGCTGTTCGAAAATCATCAGTCTCCTGCTCGCCTTGAATGATTACGGCAAAGAGCGTGTGTTTCAAACGGTCGGCATGGAGCCGATGCAAGACTTTTTCAATTCGATCAGCCATTTGGAAATGTATGAGGATCAAAAGCCGATGAATCCAATGATCAATGCCGGCGCGATCGCAGTCGCTTCCTTGATCAAAGGCAAGTCCGTCGAGGATCGGCTCGAAAGAATCATCGAGTTGTTAAAGAAAATTACCGATAAAGAAGAAATCGTCATGAATAAAGAAGTGTATGAGGCAGAAAAACAGAGCGGCAGCCGCAACCGGGCGCTCGCCTATTTTATGAAAAGTACCGGAACGCTCGTAACGAACGTCGAAGAGGCGCTCGACCTGTATTTTCGTTTCAATGCAATCGAAGTCGACTGTTATGACCTTGCAAAAATTGCCTTGTTTTTCGCCAGAGGCGGTGTGTTGCCGAACAGCGACGAAAAAATCATTTCTGCCCGCCATTTGCGAACGATCGAAGCAATCATGATGACTTCCGGCATGTATAATGAATCCGGACGCTTTGCGGTGGAAGCCGGTTTCCCGTGCAAAAGCGGCGTCTCGGGAGGAATCGTCGGAGTCGTCCCGAACCGGATGGGGATTGGCGTTATCGGACCGGCAATTGACAAAAAAGGCAACAGTACGGCCGGCGGCGCTTTGATTCGCAAGCTTTCCCTCGATTTCAAATTAAATCTGTTCGAAATCGACCATCTCTCGTAA